GGTATTTGTATTATGTGAAATATTCTATAAAACACAAATAGATCAGGCAAGCTCTTAGGTTTTCATTGTTTGCCTTTCTTGGGTAATCCTGGTTGAGCCTGTTTAGCAAGTCAAATATGTAGCAAATCATCTATTACTTGTTGCATAAGTGTCATTCCAGCTAATTCATAATAAAAGATTTGCTATAACATTCATATAATGCTTTATGTTGACTCTTGAGATCTAAATACCTTTTGAGCTACGCATCTCACTTTCAACAAGGTCATTTTTATTCCAATGATGGAATTAGCTATAATTATTCCTAGACTCTGTCAACTAGTAGTAATATTATGCTTGTTTTTGGTAGGTAGATCTATAACTTCATTTGAGGCTCCACTCCACCTATCTATAAACTATTATCAGAGAAGAcatgctttgttttttttttttcttaattgaCTACATAATTATTACCTTCAATTTAATCTTGTCCAAGTTGTTAggaattttcctttcttttttgtttgtGAAAACCAATCAGTTCAAAAATTGATTTATAGGATTAGTGTATTTATCTTTGCATGAACATGGACTAACGGTCATTAGCAAATTTGTAGTCGATGAGTTATGAAGCAAGAACTTACTGTTCTGTCCCATTCTTTGTTACTGTTTTCATATGCTTACTATGTCCCATTTTTTATTTATCCAGGGAGAATCCCTTTCTCATACTTGGAAGATATCCAAATGAGGTTTATGAAGAACTACAGCAGAGTTGCCAATTATGCACCAGCTTATGCAATGAATGACGAGTTTTCAAGGGTTTTGCATCAGCAAATGGAGTTTTTTTCTAGTAATTCCAGTGCCGATACCCTCAATCGTGTGAGGAGTGAAGTTGGCGAGGCAAGTAATTCCAAAGAAATCTTTATCCCTCATTCTGTCTTTTGATGTATCCCCGCCccatcattttatttatttagtacaAATTTAGAAAATGAGAACATAAGCTAATCAAGGTTAATGATATGATAGGGAAAGTTGTGCTCTTGCTAGTTTAATATGAAACTCTATTTTCTCTTGTTAAATCTACCATATTCCTTGGTATGCACTGCGAGCGACAGCCAAAGTGGTATAACTGATAAAAAGCATCACTCATCCCATGGAGTTATACCTATAGCCAATAATATTTACTAGCGAAGTTGTCTCCCGTTTTTCTTTCTGAAAATCATCATATGTCGATTATTTTGCAGCTAGCTTCTGAAGAGCGTATGAGATTTTAAGTTGTTCTGATGCTGTAAATGTCACTTAAGTTGTTAATGTTTGTCATGCATATGGTAAGGCTGTTTAAGTCCTATGACATAGTTGATAACATTAGAATTTTCACTCTATCATTCAGATACACACTATCATGGTGGATAATATTGAGAAAATATTGGAGAGAGGTGACCGGATTGAACTTCTAGTTGACAAGACAGCAACAATGCAAGACAGTTCATTTCACTTTAGGAAGCAATCCAAGCGCCTTCGAAGAGCTCTTTGGATGAAAAATTTCAAACTCTTGTGAGTGAAATTTCTTTCCTTAATATAAGGAATATATATTTGAAAAGTATAAATTATTGATCTGGAGTATCAAAAGTTCTTTGGAtttatttttttgcatttttgTCCTATCCTTGCTTTGACTGTATAAATTTTGATATATAACAGGGCGTTATTGACGGGCTTGATTGTATTAGTCCTTTACTTAATAATTGCTGCGTGCTGCGGTGGCATTACTCTATCATCCTGCAGATCCTAATTGTCTCTCCTTCTGGTTCATATATTTTCTGAGCTCTGCAATGGTCAAGATTCCTGTCAATATCTACCTTGGAAACTTCAGTATTTCAGATTCTAAATTATGAGCTGAGTGGGAAAA
Above is a window of Vicia villosa cultivar HV-30 ecotype Madison, WI unplaced genomic scaffold, Vvil1.0 ctg.000253F_1_1, whole genome shotgun sequence DNA encoding:
- the LOC131625989 gene encoding vesicle-associated membrane protein 714-like, which codes for MAILYALVARGTVVLAEFSAVTGNTGAVARRLLEKLPTESDSRLCFSQDRYIFHILRSDGLAFLCMANDTFGRRIPFSYLEDIQMRFMKNYSRVANYAPAYAMNDEFSRVLHQQMEFFSSNSSADTLNRVRSEVGEIHTIMVDNIEKILERGDRIELLVDKTATMQDSSFHFRKQSKRLRRALWMKNFKLLALLTGLIVLVLYLIIAACCGGITLSSCRS